GGAATCCGCTGGTCTACCTGGCGCTGCTCCTGCCGTTGGCGGGGCTCGCGGCCTTACATGTCTACACGGCGCGTACGAAGGCGTTGGCCGGGGACGAGCGCCTGGCCCGCAACCGAAGCGCCCACCCGCTCGCGCGCAAACACCTGCATGGCGCAATGACGCTGCGTTCCCGTCAGGATTCGCGGGGCTTTTATCAGGAAGTCGAACGCGCCGTCCGCTCGTTTATCGGCAACCGACTCAATGTGGCGGAAACCGGGCTCACCTACCAGCAGCTGATCCAGGCGCTGGAAGGCAACGGGGCGTCGCCAGCGTTGCGGAAGCAGGTGCTGGATCTCATTCAGGAGTGTGATCGCGTACGGTTCGCCCCCGTCCCGCCCGATCAGGCGGCGATGAACACGGCCTGCGACCGGGCCAGCCAGATCATCGTCCAGTTAAACTCCGAATTAACAGCCTGATATGCGATTCGCGTTCCACGGCATGCATCTGATCGCGATCTTACTCGTCGGGCTTCTAGCGATGCCGGGCCGGCTCGCGTCCGCCCAGGTGAGCGAGGCCATCATGGCCTTTGACAGCGGCAACCAGCTGTACCGAGACGGACAGTATACCGAGGCCATCACCGCCTACACCCGGGCGCTCGATCTCGGGTATACAAGTGGCGTCCTCTACTTCAACATCGGCAACGCCTACTTCCGGCTGGACGAGCTGGGGCAGGCCATCCGCTATTACGAAAAAAGCCGGCTGCTTATGCCGGAAAGCCATGAGTTACTCCACAGCCTCGGCATCGCCCGGGCACGCACGGTCGACCAGTTCTCCCGCGTCCCGCGGCCCATCTGGGTAGTTTATTGGGACTCGTTTGTGGCGCGCACCGCCGGCAGATGGCTCTTCTGGCCGGGTATGATCGTGTATGCGCTTGTCCTGGGCCTTCTGGCTTTCCGGGTGCGCCGGGGATCCCGTAATCCCTGGCTGCGGCGCCTGCTCGCCGTCTCTGCCCTGGGGGCCCTGGTGCTGCTGGGGGCCGCATTCGCCGCATCGATCCAGGCCGAACGCCGGCACATGGCCGTCGTCCTGGCCCCGCAATCGGCGCTGCGCGACGCCCCCACGCCAAACGCCGCCGTCGCGCTAACCGTCCACGAAGGCCTGCTCGTCGAGATCCTCGGCAACGCCGAGCCTTGGGTGGAAGTTCGCCTCCCGAACGGGGCACGGGGGTGGGTGGATGCCGGCGACCTGGCGGATGTATAACCCGTGTTCCTCTTCCCGGCTCGCGCCGTTACCCTTACGCCCCCACCATGCACGAGAAAGCGGCGCCCATGGAACCCATCGCCCTGCACCGAAACCGAGAAACGGGCTGGATCGAAGTGATCTGCGGCTCGATGTTCAGCGGCAAGACCGAAGAACTCATCCGCCGGCTCCGCCGCGCCCGCTTCGCGCGGCAACGGGTCGAAATCTACAAGCCATCGTTCGACAACCGGTTCAGCCAGGTGGAAGTGACCTCGCATGACGAAAACTCACTCATCTCGACACCCGTCCATACCGCCTCTCAGATCCTCCTGCTCACGCAGGAGGCGGAGGTGGTAGGTATCGACGAAGCGCAGTTCTTCGACCTCGAGCTCGTGTCGGTCTGCGAGCAACTCGCCGCCCGGGGTACCCGCGTGATCGTGGCGGGGCTGGACCAGGACTACACCGGCCAGCCCTTCGAGCCGCTGCCGCAGCTGATGGCCGTGGCCGAATACGTCACCAAACTGCACGCCGTCTGCGTCGTCTGCGGGTCGCCGGCCAATCACTCGCAACGGATCGCCGCCGGTT
This region of Rhodothermales bacterium genomic DNA includes:
- a CDS encoding thymidine kinase encodes the protein MHEKAAPMEPIALHRNRETGWIEVICGSMFSGKTEELIRRLRRARFARQRVEIYKPSFDNRFSQVEVTSHDENSLISTPVHTASQILLLTQEAEVVGIDEAQFFDLELVSVCEQLAARGTRVIVAGLDQDYTGQPFEPLPQLMAVAEYVTKLHAVCVVCGSPANHSQRIAAGSNRLLLGAEEAYEPRCRHCFRPAESGEANTDRPHARNADTANE
- a CDS encoding tetratricopeptide repeat protein, with amino-acid sequence MRFAFHGMHLIAILLVGLLAMPGRLASAQVSEAIMAFDSGNQLYRDGQYTEAITAYTRALDLGYTSGVLYFNIGNAYFRLDELGQAIRYYEKSRLLMPESHELLHSLGIARARTVDQFSRVPRPIWVVYWDSFVARTAGRWLFWPGMIVYALVLGLLAFRVRRGSRNPWLRRLLAVSALGALVLLGAAFAASIQAERRHMAVVLAPQSALRDAPTPNAAVALTVHEGLLVEILGNAEPWVEVRLPNGARGWVDAGDLADV